The segment ATAAATATCCTGTAGATTAGATCAGAATAATCATATTCCAATTAGTATCTTTCTAATGCATGTTATATTTTATCCTAAGATATGCTGCATAAATGTTCAATATCAAGCAGAAAGCCATAAAGCTTTCAAAGAAGTTACAGAAAATAAGGAAGGAAACTTACTCCCATGAGAAATCGCCAACAAGCATCCAGTCCCCATCCTTGTCCTCATAGGTGAGCACATAGTCCTTTCCATTCAGAAGATCCTTGAGTCTGGTCTCATTACGCACATCTTTCCCTGTAGCTCCGCTAGATCCAGGTTGACCTAACATCAAATCAAACAAACATGCAGGGGGttaaccaatttttttattatttgcaCTCATCGATTCACCTAACAAAGAGAGAGCCCTTAGAAGAAACGTGAGTAGCAATCACAGAAACATCTCACCAAGAGTGAAAGTGCTGAACATTTTCTCCAAGGCTGAAGAAAGCTCCCCATAGTTGTTGTAGCTCCTCAGGTCAACTTTCCTCAGATATGGAGCACCATCCATACTGACCTTCACAAAGAGGGGCCCAGAACCTGGCTTCCCATCAACTTCATCACTGTTCTTACAAGTGGTGGCCAATGTGTTCTTCCTGTAGGATCTCACTGGAGGCCACCCAACAATCTGCGccctgaaaataaaaaaattaaatcacaaGAGTTACCCACAAAGAAATCAACTTTAAATCAAACGATCCAATATCGGGTCATTACTTGGCCGCAGGTGGGCTAGAGCTATTGTTTGTAGTGCTCTGCTTTCCTTTAGGTATGTTCTGTGGCACTTCCTTCTTTACAACAGATTGGTTGGCTACCACCGCTTCAGGAAACATCCAGTTTTTCTCAGCATAAACAGAGACTTTAGCTTCAGAGAACTTATCCATAGTGT is part of the Raphanus sativus cultivar WK10039 chromosome 5, ASM80110v3, whole genome shotgun sequence genome and harbors:
- the LOC108863098 gene encoding auxin-responsive protein IAA9 gives rise to the protein MSPEEKLQSNVSDGGLKEHNYLGLSDCSSVGSSNLSGLADDDKATISLKATELTLGLPGSQSPARDNTELNLLGPAKLDEKPFFPLLPSKDEISCSSSQKNLASGNKRGFSDTMDKFSEAKVSVYAEKNWMFPEAVVANQSVVKKEVPQNIPKGKQSTTNNSSSPPAAKAQIVGWPPVRSYRKNTLATTCKNSDEVDGKPGSGPLFVKVSMDGAPYLRKVDLRSYNNYGELSSALEKMFSTFTLGQPGSSGATGKDVRNETRLKDLLNGKDYVLTYEDKDGDWMLVGDFSWEIFIGVCKKLKIMKGSDAIGLAAAPAPRTMEKSKMRA